One stretch of Prunus persica cultivar Lovell chromosome G1, Prunus_persica_NCBIv2, whole genome shotgun sequence DNA includes these proteins:
- the LOC18790499 gene encoding UDP-glycosyltransferase 92A1 isoform X2, whose translation MAFDREHIVMLPMIAKGHLIPFLALAKQIQQKTGFTITIATTPLNIQYLQATISSTSSSSNTQSHSNNFDINLAELPFCSSDFGLPQDTESTENLSLKQIGDLCAATVNLEVPARRLILDIIEKEGRPPLCIISDMFFGWATNLAKSSGTVNVTFTTSGAYGSAAFMSIWLNLPHRSTALCDGYFTLPGFPDQSRFHISQLHHYIKAANGTDSWSKFYQSQFSLSTKSLGWLCNTAEEIEPLGLEILRHYFRLPVWSIGPLIPKDALKNSSTSDLRVSRQPAEKCMEWLDSYGSDSVVYISFGSQNTISETQMMELAIGLEESGRAFIWVIRPPVGYDMKGEFRAEWLPRGFEDRMCKSKKGLLVHNWAPQLEILSHKSTGAFVSHCGWNSVLESLSQGVPIIGWPLAAEQAFNSKMLVEEMGVSVELTRGVESVIVGKEVKRLIDLVMDKSGEGGEMREKAGAIKAQIRAAIREEAEFKGSSAKKMDDFLETILSARQEHKSIIG comes from the exons ATGGCATTTGATCGTGAGCATATTGTGATGCTTCCCATGATAGCTAAGGGTCATCTCATACCATTCTTGGCACTAGCAAAgcaaatccaacaaaaaacAGGGTTCACCATCACCATTGCCACAACCCCACTCAACATTCAATACCTGCAAGCTACCATTTCCTcaacttcatcatcatcaaacaCTCAATCACACTCCAACAATTTTGACATCAACTTGGCTGAGCTTCCATTCTGCAGCTCAGACTTTGGCTTGCCCCAAGACACTGAGAGCACAGAGAATTTGTCTCTGAAACAAATTGGAGATCTTTGTGCTGCAACAGTGAATCTTGAAGTTCCTGCTCGCCGCCTAATCTTGGATATCATCGAAAAAGAAGGCCGCCCGCCACTTTGTATTATCTCAGATATGTTCTTTGGGTGGGCTACTAATCTTGCAAAGAGCTCAGGCACTGTGAACGTGACTTTCACAACATCCGGTGCTTATGGCAGTGCAGCCTTCATGTCCATTTGGCTTAACCTCCCACACCGATCCACAGCTTTATGCGATGGCTACTTCACTCTGCCCGGGTTTCCAGATCAGTCTCGTTTTCATATCTCTCAGCTGCATCACTATATAAAAGCAGCAAATGGGACAGATTCTTGGTCAAAATTTTACCAGTCCCAGTTTTCACTTTCTACCAAATCTTTGGGTTGGTTGTGTAATACTGCTGAGGAAATTGAGCCACTTGGATTGGAGATTTTGAGGCATTACTTTAGGCTTCCTGTTTGGTCCATTGGACCTCTTATTCCCAAAGATGCTCTCAAGAACTCATCCACTTCGGATTTAAGAGTTTCAAGGCAACCTGCTGAAAAATGCATGGAGTGGCTGGACTCATATGGTTCAGATTCCGTTGTTTATATTTCCTTTGGTTCTCAGAACACAATCAGTGAAACACAGATGATGGAATTGGCTATTGGGTTAGAAGAAAGTGGAAGGGCTTTTATTTGGGTCATTAGGCCTCCAGTTGGGTATGATATGAAGGGAGAATTCAGAGCTGAATGGTTGCCTCGAGGGTTCGAAGATCGAATGTGCAAAAGCAAGAAAGGCTTGTTGGTGCACAACTGGGCACCACAGTTGGAGATTTTGTCACACAAATCCACAGGGGCATTTGTAAGTCATTGTGGGTGGAATTCAGTGCTGGAGAGCCTAAGCCAAGGAGTTCCGATTATAGGGTGGCCCTTGGCAGCCGAGCAGGCGTTTAACTCAAAGATGCTGGTGGAGGAGATGGGTGTGAGTGTGGAGCTGACAAGGGGAGTGGAGAGTGTTATTGTTGGTAAGGAGGTGAAGAGATTGATAGATTTGGTTATGGACAAAAGTGGCGAAGGAGGAGAAATGAGGGAAAAAGCTGGTGCAATTAAGGCGCAGATAAGAGCAGCAATAAGAGAGGAAGCTGAATTCAAGGGATCTTCTGCGAAGAAAATGGATGATTTTCTTGAAACCATTCTATCAGCAAGACAAGAACATAAATCTATTATTG GTTGA
- the LOC18790499 gene encoding UDP-glycosyltransferase 92A1 isoform X1, translating into MAFDREHIVMLPMIAKGHLIPFLALAKQIQQKTGFTITIATTPLNIQYLQATISSTSSSSNTQSHSNNFDINLAELPFCSSDFGLPQDTESTENLSLKQIGDLCAATVNLEVPARRLILDIIEKEGRPPLCIISDMFFGWATNLAKSSGTVNVTFTTSGAYGSAAFMSIWLNLPHRSTALCDGYFTLPGFPDQSRFHISQLHHYIKAANGTDSWSKFYQSQFSLSTKSLGWLCNTAEEIEPLGLEILRHYFRLPVWSIGPLIPKDALKNSSTSDLRVSRQPAEKCMEWLDSYGSDSVVYISFGSQNTISETQMMELAIGLEESGRAFIWVIRPPVGYDMKGEFRAEWLPRGFEDRMCKSKKGLLVHNWAPQLEILSHKSTGAFVSHCGWNSVLESLSQGVPIIGWPLAAEQAFNSKMLVEEMGVSVELTRGVESVIVGKEVKRLIDLVMDKSGEGGEMREKAGAIKAQIRAAIREEAEFKGSSAKKMDDFLETILSARQEHKSIIADVKGKESAPYTAD; encoded by the exons ATGGCATTTGATCGTGAGCATATTGTGATGCTTCCCATGATAGCTAAGGGTCATCTCATACCATTCTTGGCACTAGCAAAgcaaatccaacaaaaaacAGGGTTCACCATCACCATTGCCACAACCCCACTCAACATTCAATACCTGCAAGCTACCATTTCCTcaacttcatcatcatcaaacaCTCAATCACACTCCAACAATTTTGACATCAACTTGGCTGAGCTTCCATTCTGCAGCTCAGACTTTGGCTTGCCCCAAGACACTGAGAGCACAGAGAATTTGTCTCTGAAACAAATTGGAGATCTTTGTGCTGCAACAGTGAATCTTGAAGTTCCTGCTCGCCGCCTAATCTTGGATATCATCGAAAAAGAAGGCCGCCCGCCACTTTGTATTATCTCAGATATGTTCTTTGGGTGGGCTACTAATCTTGCAAAGAGCTCAGGCACTGTGAACGTGACTTTCACAACATCCGGTGCTTATGGCAGTGCAGCCTTCATGTCCATTTGGCTTAACCTCCCACACCGATCCACAGCTTTATGCGATGGCTACTTCACTCTGCCCGGGTTTCCAGATCAGTCTCGTTTTCATATCTCTCAGCTGCATCACTATATAAAAGCAGCAAATGGGACAGATTCTTGGTCAAAATTTTACCAGTCCCAGTTTTCACTTTCTACCAAATCTTTGGGTTGGTTGTGTAATACTGCTGAGGAAATTGAGCCACTTGGATTGGAGATTTTGAGGCATTACTTTAGGCTTCCTGTTTGGTCCATTGGACCTCTTATTCCCAAAGATGCTCTCAAGAACTCATCCACTTCGGATTTAAGAGTTTCAAGGCAACCTGCTGAAAAATGCATGGAGTGGCTGGACTCATATGGTTCAGATTCCGTTGTTTATATTTCCTTTGGTTCTCAGAACACAATCAGTGAAACACAGATGATGGAATTGGCTATTGGGTTAGAAGAAAGTGGAAGGGCTTTTATTTGGGTCATTAGGCCTCCAGTTGGGTATGATATGAAGGGAGAATTCAGAGCTGAATGGTTGCCTCGAGGGTTCGAAGATCGAATGTGCAAAAGCAAGAAAGGCTTGTTGGTGCACAACTGGGCACCACAGTTGGAGATTTTGTCACACAAATCCACAGGGGCATTTGTAAGTCATTGTGGGTGGAATTCAGTGCTGGAGAGCCTAAGCCAAGGAGTTCCGATTATAGGGTGGCCCTTGGCAGCCGAGCAGGCGTTTAACTCAAAGATGCTGGTGGAGGAGATGGGTGTGAGTGTGGAGCTGACAAGGGGAGTGGAGAGTGTTATTGTTGGTAAGGAGGTGAAGAGATTGATAGATTTGGTTATGGACAAAAGTGGCGAAGGAGGAGAAATGAGGGAAAAAGCTGGTGCAATTAAGGCGCAGATAAGAGCAGCAATAAGAGAGGAAGCTGAATTCAAGGGATCTTCTGCGAAGAAAATGGATGATTTTCTTGAAACCATTCTATCAGCAAGACAAGAACATAAATCTATTATTG CCGAcgtgaaaggaaaagaaagcgCGCCCTACACTGCAGACTAA